A stretch of the Paramormyrops kingsleyae isolate MSU_618 chromosome 16, PKINGS_0.4, whole genome shotgun sequence genome encodes the following:
- the znf804a gene encoding zinc finger protein 804A, translating into MACYYIVISSTHLSNGHFRNIKGVFRGPLSKNGNRHLDYAEKEKAMAKALDDLKANFYCELCDKQYYKHQEFDNHINSYDHAHKQRLKDLKQREFARNVASKSRKDERKQERALRRLHQLAEQRREVQCAPGCGPMFKSTTVAVESSFRDDCCRGSVGGVLPATLDPGAQSDASKQAQWPSPNKGRKQAYGQKIAFSFSFPKKASIRLESSAAVFCEAADEGSARRGCRQKLRRAPVDHRSTGLFETEKIVSDEDVARDAGAKWVEDESRTEQSQGSLDPARKNDSPLPGSDLCVLLGHPLKMGSPYHVSQQSTAPLLNGADAVLDDSVESLKSDTADNKLEHGEGAEQELEIDRSVPLDGLSSLVKDTTASPEVDLQSQEKEVAGFGEKTPTPLPKPSQPFCSVLSRDGSTILPWPSEMLTFTRTEPSLSYSCNPLHFDFRASSGRSQVSKIQELAGPQINKESRADVTSASPERPLHFDKHNKEVSASLGDSSGQESSDGSFTQDLTDPADRKEDHVCGRHTRDTDGHKRPHKHKCTRRHSRERRHGRRHVGKPRGRDRCAHRSHKRRRRRKRNTQRERGRSRSIVERPENMLKGGRSWDECGSQFGNSVSEQAEQLEDAEKDDGTRKDAMETKSKEADDHSNCGASVQTQFNDLHIKPEVELRNKDEDPRVLLEECGSLVQSCSCACVALNMGRSHLSCAREGWVRLGRCSPKFHHNCLLKRRRSESESEEDRHSAKRQLGSHSMSSVGGASENEDEEGQETAHSAVRRCSKRQRRCSPSAASDVEMSGPDRCISSVYLEDPLIYIDPESAGLEKSIPGIVTDVSKSPLTAEDILIRHVSDEKPLDNSGNQDSAEKDLGDPVLECVNWLASSATNLNAQCSRDTILTVDPAVEMNAESEIKDTGAESAVPIPAAEGSDRPAAEVHLFQQTGEEPPRKEPQSHVKVGKPFQHSLQCPHERGPQGPWCQEGKLAREGLTSLQASPQGFQHLSDTEKHPILHLPVHRQTFPGKLKPVLSGPLQTVPVSQPVLHPVHLAPPMSSASITIRHTILQHHAAFLPPQTPLFSQVFPLARLPLGPEICPTPGPSAFMPQPQLSVMAPASIHPVAMTFHALPRAAMFPPVLPPHPAVIPLQPLF; encoded by the exons GATTACGCAGAGAAAGAGAAGGCCATGGCAAAAGCCCTGGATGACCTGAAGGCCAACTTCTACTGCGAGCTCTGTGACAAGCAGTACTACAAGCACCAGGAGTTCGATAACCACATCAACTCGTACGACCACGCGCACAAGCAG AGACTGAAGGACCTCAAGCAGAGGGAGTTTGCACGCAATGTGGCCTCCAAGTCCAGGAAGGATGAGAGGAAGCAGGAGAGAGCCCTTCGCCGTCTGCACCAGCTGGCCGAGCAGCGCCGAGAGGTCCAATG TGCCCCGGGGTGTGGTCCAATGTTCAAGTCCACCACAGTAGCAGTGGAGAGCAGCTTCAGGGATGACTGCTGCCGGGGAAGCGtcgggggggtgctgcctgccACATTGGACCCAGGAGCCCAGAGTGATGCCTCCAAGCAGGCCCAGTGGCCCTCTCCCAACAAGGGCAGGAAGCAAGCCTACGGCCAGAAAATAGCTTTTTCCTTCTCCTTCCCAAAGAAGGCGTCTATTAGACTGGAATCATCGGCCGCAGTCTTCTGCGAGGCCGCTGATGAGGGATCAGCACGCCGGGGCTGCAGGCAGAAGCTCAGGAGAGCTCCTGTTGATCACCGGTCCACTGGACTTTTCGAGACTGAGAAAATAGTCAGCGATGAGGATGTGGCCCGAGACGCCGGTGCGAAATGGGTCGAAGATGAAAGCAGGACCGAGCAGAGCCAGGGGTCCTTGGACCCCGCCAGGAAAAACGACAGCCCACTTCCTGGCTCAGATCTTTGCGTTTTACTGGGTCACCCTTTGAAAATGGGTAGCCCCTACCACGTGTCCCAGCAGTCCACGGCTCCTCTTTTAAATGGTGCTGATGCTGTCCTGGATGACTCTGTGGAATCCCTAAAGAGTGACACAGCAGACAATAAACTGGAACATGGAGAAGGGGCTGAACAAGAGCTGGAGATAGACAGGAGTGTCCCTCTTGATGGACTCTCCTCCTTAGTAAAGGACACTACTGCTTCCCCTGAAGTAGACTTACAGAGCCAAGAAAAGGAGGTCGCTGGCTTTGGTGAAAAGACCCCTACTCCCCTTCCAAAACCAAGCCAACCCTTCTGCTCTGTCCTGAGCAGAGATGGGAGCACGATTCTCCCATGGCCTTCAGAGATGTTGACCTTCACGAGAACAGAGCCATCGCTATCCTACAGCTGCAACCCACTACACTTTGACTTCAGGGCATCAAGTGGCAGGAGCCAAGTGAGCAAAATCCAGGAATTGGCCGGACCTCAGATCAACAAGGAATCCCGTGCTGATGTGACCTCTGCCAGTCCGGAAAGGCCTCTTCACTTTGACAAGCACAACAAGGAGGTCTCAGCCAGCCTGGGTGACAGCTCAGGTCAGGAAAGCTCTGATGGGTCCTTTACTCAGGATCTGACTGATCCAGCAGACAGAAAGGAGGATCACGTGTGTGGCCGGCACACACGTGACACGGATGGCCATAAGCGGCCACATAAGCATAAGTGTACCCGGAGGCACTCCAGAGAGAGAAGGCACGGTAGGCGTCATGTGGGCAAACCACGGGGCAGAGACAGGTGTGCCCACAGAAGCCAcaagaggaggagaaggaggaaaCGGAACACACAgcgggagagagggagaagcaGGAGTATTGTGGAGAGACCTGAAAATATGCTGAAGGGAGGTAGGAGCTGGGACGAGTGCGGAAGCCAATTTGGAAACAGTGTTTCAGAACAAGCTGAGCAGTTAGAAGATGCAGAGAAAGATGATGGGACCAGGAAGGACGCCATGGAGACAAAGAGTAAGGAGGCCGACGATCACAGCAACTGTGGAGCGAGTGTTCAGACTCAATTCAACGATCTCCACATCAAGCCTGAAGTGGAGCTAAGGAATAAAGATGAAGATCCAAGAGTCCTGTTAGAGGAATGTGGGAGCCTCGTACAGTCATGCTCTTGTGCCTGTGTGGCACTGAATATGGGGAGATCCCACCTCAGCTGTGCGAGGGAGGGATGGGTGAGGCTAGGGAGATGTTCCCCCAAGTTCCATCATAACTGCCTCCTGAAGAGGAGGAGAAGTGAGTCAGAGAGTGAAGAAGACAGGCACAGTGCCAAAAGGCAGCTGGGCTCACACAGCATGTCATCAGTCGGGGGTGCTAGTGAGAATGAGGATGAGGAGGGGCAGGAGACGGCTCACTCAGCGGTGAGAAGGTGCAGTAAAAGACAGAGGAGATGTAGTCCAAGTGCAGCATCGGATGTGGAGATGAGTGGTCCAGATCGATGCATATCAAGTGTGTATTTAGAAGATCCTCTCATATATATAGACCCTGAATCCGCAGGGCTAGAAAAAAGCATCCCTGGGATAGTCACAGATGTAAGCAAAAGTCCACTAACTGCGGAAGACATTTTAATCCGCCACGTTAGTGACGAGAAACCATTAGATAATTCCGGAAACCAGGACTCAGCTGAGAAGGATTTGGGTGACCCGGTGCTGGAGTGTGTTAATTGGTTGGCCTCTTCTGCTACTAACCTCAATGCACAGTGTAGCAGGGACACCATTCTTACGGTAGATCCAGCGGTAGAAATGAATGCTGAAAGTGAGATCAAGGACACCGGCGCCGAGTCGGCGGTACCGATACCCGCTGCTGAGGGCAGCGACAGGCCTGCAGCTGAAGTTCACCTCTTTCAGCAGACGGGGGAGGAGCCCCCACGGAAGGAGCCACAGAGCCACGTAAAGGTCGGCAAACCTTTCCAGCACAGTCTGCAGTGTCCGCATGAGAGGGGCCCCCAAGGGCCCTGGTGTCAGGAGGGGAAGCTGGCCCGAGAGGGGCTCACCTCCCTACAGGCATCTCCGCAGGGTTTTCAGCACCTCTCAGACACAGAGAAGCACCCCATTCTCCATCTGCCAGTCCACAGACAGACGTTCCCCGGCAAGCTGAAACCGGTGCTCTCCGGGCCACTGCAGACTGTGCCTGTGTCTCAGCCCGTCCTGCACCCGGTGCACCTGGCCCCTCCCATGTCGTCTGCCTCCATCACCATCCGCCACACCATCCTGCAGCACCATGCTGCCTTCCTGCCCCCTCAGACACCGCTCTTCTCCCAGGTCTTCCCTCTTGCCCGG